A part of Liolophura sinensis isolate JHLJ2023 chromosome 1, CUHK_Ljap_v2, whole genome shotgun sequence genomic DNA contains:
- the LOC135471042 gene encoding ras-related protein Rab-40B-like, whose translation MCAAQSPRLGRGHQAKSYDYLLKFLLVGDSDVGKEELLNGMDDGASESPYGFSSCGIDYKTTTILLDGKRVKLQLWDTSGQGRFCTIFRSYSRGAQGILLVYDITNKWSFDGIDRWIKEIDEHAPGVPKILVGNRLHLAFKRQVSETVAETYALKNDMAFFEVSPLCDFNVTESFAELSRLALKRNGMNRTWGPNKVLSLQELACRTIVSRTTIYGIEQLPLPQAMKSYLKSYSLTNKTRARMHSFIHRDKHRRKILNPNDSPPMNCRKSCIIS comes from the exons ATGTGCGCTGCCCAGTCCCCTCGGTTAGGCCGCGGGCACCAGGCGAAGTCGTACGATTATCTACTCAAGTTCTTGCTGGTTGGTGATAGTGATGTAGGAAAAGAAGAACTGCTGAATGGCATGGACGATGGGGCTTCCGAATCTCCCTATGGATTCTCCAGTTGTG gTATTGACTACAAGACTACAACAATTTTGTTGGATGGGAAAAGAGTGAAATTGCAACTTTG gGACACCTCTGGACAGGGAAGATTTTGTACAATATTTCGCTCATATTCCCGAGGAGCTCAG GGTATTTTGCTGGTGTATGATATTACAAATAAATGGTCCTTTGATGGGATTGATCGATGGATTAAAGAAATTGATGAG CATGCCCCAGGTGTTCCCAAAATCCTTGTGGGAAATCGACTGCACTTGGCATTTAAGAGACAAGTCAGTGAAACAGTGGCTGAAACCTACGCACTGAAGAATGACATGGCATTTTTCGAAGTGAGTCCACTGTGCGATTTCAACGTGACGGAATCATTTGCTGAACTCTCTCGGCTGGCATTGAAGAGGAATGGAATGAACCGCACCTGGGGACCTAACAAAG TGTTAAGCTTACAAGAACTGGCCTGTAGAACTATTGTGTCAAGGACAACAATATATGGGATTGAACAGCTGCCCCTGCCACAAGCTATGAAATCCTATCTTAAATCCTATTCATTGACTAACAAAACCAGAGCCCGAATGCACAGTTTTATCCACCGCGACAAGCATAGGAGGAAAATACTCAACCCAAATGATTCCCCACCTATGAATTGTCGAAAAAGCTGCATTATCAGCTAA
- the LOC135463358 gene encoding M protein, serotype 6-like, which produces MTSAHADHSGTIESSRRMIRQRTFHKDPGDINPSLNLPVIATQGERCVDWNEPTHGKDTPGGQKSDEVKPENSFYGQLCEHKTVMTTTPQLLSANVSRNGPLEKQLKATTEALEVLKQGKTTLESNITRLCEDKSRLEEENKRLDDNIKRLTEENRVLEDKLQVTQMDLETCTERINEKDRTERELKADALRMQSETRAMGSNLSALHTEIDALNSRVKKTEKQHSDQVSFLEGENARLSSRVRELEQEASDLRESVRRSEIEKEKLMVSSDTCRVHQDRLQKAKIENEKVQKELESVREEYRREKLRVTEYKHKVSQINAAKDKLNSDKVAQEKELRQLRSDIIKGQEFSTTLLERITDYNNQIDKLLQHNQAILLVLDKERSETNELQKRLQQCENDQEMTKRQLQARSQGGMSVENNVNYKNILEENKKLRLLLMEKEFESTHLLSDREELKEKLVELKKRAIYEENMVEFKELAKDTKVHPNVVESGPIKGSTWTPTGNGQIPSETEKLSPSKRSFPAIKTETKTNEMHFSCTVNYSTRRKYLQQLRRERRW; this is translated from the coding sequence ATGACATCTGCTCACGCTGACCATTCAGGAACCATAGAGTCTTCCAGGAGGATGATTAGACAACGAACATTCCATAAAGATCCAGGCGACATTAACCCTTCCCTGAACTTACCTGTGATAGCCACCCAAGGTGAGAGATGTGTGGACTGGAATGAACCCACACACGGTAAAGACACACCAGGTGGACAGAAGAGTGATGAGGTGAAACCAGAGAATAGTTTCTATGGTCAGCTGTGTGAACACAAGACAGTCATGACAACGACTCCTCAATTGTTATCAGCAAACGTCAGCAGGAACGGACCATTGGAGAAGCAACTAAAGGCGACCACAGAGGCGCTGGAAGTGTTGAAACAAGGCAAAACCACATTAGAAAGCAATATAACAAGGTTGTGTGAGGATAAAAGCCGTTTGGAGGAAGAAAACAAACGCCTAGATGACAATATTAAAAGGCTGACGGAAGAAAACAGGGTATTGGAAGACAAACTCCAGGTTACACAAATGGACTTGGAAACCTGCACTGAACGTATAAATGAAAAGGACAGGACCGAAAGGGAACTGAAAGCGGATGCTTTGCGAATGCAATCTGAGACGCGTGCAATGGGATCAAACCTGAGTGCTTTACACACAGAAATCGACGCTTTAAATTCACgtgtgaaaaaaacagaaaagcaaCACTCAGATCAAGTATCATTTCTTGAAGGGGAGAATGCGAGATTGTCATCGCGTGTTCGTGAACTTGAACAGGAAGCATCAGATTTACGGGAAAGTGTTAGAAGATCCGAGATTGAGAAAGAGAAGTTAATGGTATCATCAGACACCTGTCGTGTACACCAAGATCGCCTTCAAAAGGCgaaaattgaaaatgaaaaagtacagAAAGAACTTGAAAGTGTAAGAGAGGAATATCGAAGAGAAAAGTTACGCGTCACTGAATACAAACACAAAGTTTCACAGATTAACGCTGCTAAAGATAAACTGAATTCGGATAAGGTAGCCCAAGAAAAGGAACTTCGTCAGCTAAGATCAGACATTATCAAAGGACAAGAGTTCTCAACAACTCTTCTAGAGAGAATAACTGACTACAACAATCAAATTGACAAACTTTTACAACACAACCAGGCTATTCTGCTTGTTCTAGATAAGGAAAGATCAGAGACCAACGAGCTGCAGAAAAGGCTTCAGCAATGTGAAAACGACCAGGAGATGACGAAGCGTCAATTACAGGCTCGATCACAAGGTGGGATGTCAGTGGAAAACAAcgttaattacaaaaatatcttggaagaaaacaaaaagttgaGATTACTACTCATGGAAAAGGAGTTCGAAAGCACACATCTTTTGTCTGATAGAGAGGAACTGAAGGAGAAGCTAGTGGAATTGAAAAAAAGAGCGATATATGAAGAAAACATGGTTGAGTTCAAAGAGTTGGCTAAGGACACCAAAGTGCATCCCAACGTTGTGGAATCTGGGCCTATCAAAGGATCGACCTGGACACCAACCGGCAATGGTCAAATCCCGTCAGAAACAGAAAAGCTATCTCCGAGCAAAAGATCGTTTCCCGCTATAAAGACAGAGACTAAAACCAACGAGATGCATTTCTCATGCACAGTGAACTATAGTACCAGAAGGAAGTATCTTCAACAACTACGCAGGGAGAGACGATGGTGA
- the LOC135471218 gene encoding uncharacterized protein LOC135471218 isoform X1, producing MSSHRPHPQRQRRRKQRHEDTVVAYHEYLQALIRDRLNAVNLGPAKVPFRIAMVLYIWGLACCIVGILVISLRHRHLYLTGVWTRFVGPLFIIFFLLSFGAATYFLNRAKQISNKYRRDLRFQPLGQYGVKVVHITRLPHEKILREEYKTGSTPHVTAKAPRQMRSYPHRYGQSNRGYAPENGQGDYGREYGREYGHEYGSKGYGREYGSSQAGYGQRHREPRPAGPPDVIPGRPRQYKSRVVIQQDQPPRSHRGHPPEDDSSV from the exons TGTGGTGGCGTACCATGAGTACCTACAGGCGTTGATCAGGGATCGGTTGAATGCTGTCAACCTGGGCCCCGCTAAAGTGCCCTTTCGGATAGCCATGGTTCTGTACATTTGGGGTCTGGCTTGTTGTATTGTTGGGATATTGGTCATAAGTCTGCGTCACAGACATCTCTACCTGACGGGCGTGTGGACAAGATTTGTTGGACcgctttttattattttctttcttctcaGTTTTGGTGCTGCTACGTACTTTCTTAACCGGGCCAAGCAGATATCTAATAAATACCGTAGAGACCTTAGG TTTCAACCACTTGGACAGTATGGTGTTAAAGTTGTTCACATTACACGATTACCCCATGAGAAAATTCTCAG AGAAGAGTACAAGACTGGATCCACCCCACATGTCACTGCCAAAGCTCCTAGACAGATG AGATCCTATCCACACAGGTATGGTCAATCTAATAGAGGATATGCACCAGAGAA TGGACAAGGTGATTATGGCCGTGAGTATGGCCGTGAGTATGGCCATGAATATGGCAGCAAAGGCTATGGTCGTGAGTATGGAAGCTCACAGGCAGGCTATGGCCAACGCCACCGGGAGCCACGGCCTGCAGGACCCCCTGATGTCATACCTGGTAGACCTCGTCAGTACAAGTCCAGAGTTGTGATACAGCAGGATCAGCCACCTCGTTCTCACAGAGGCCACCCTCCAGAGGATGATAGCTCAGTATGA
- the LOC135471218 gene encoding uncharacterized protein LOC135471218 isoform X2: MSSHRPHPQRQRRRKQRHEDTVVAYHEYLQALIRDRLNAVNLGPAKVPFRIAMVLYIWGLACCIVGILVISLRHRHLYLTGVWTRFVGPLFIIFFLLSFGAATYFLNRAKQISNKYRRDLRFQPLGQYGVKVVHITRLPHEKILREEYKTGSTPHVTAKAPRQMRSYPHSGQGDYGREYGREYGHEYGSKGYGREYGSSQAGYGQRHREPRPAGPPDVIPGRPRQYKSRVVIQQDQPPRSHRGHPPEDDSSV, translated from the exons TGTGGTGGCGTACCATGAGTACCTACAGGCGTTGATCAGGGATCGGTTGAATGCTGTCAACCTGGGCCCCGCTAAAGTGCCCTTTCGGATAGCCATGGTTCTGTACATTTGGGGTCTGGCTTGTTGTATTGTTGGGATATTGGTCATAAGTCTGCGTCACAGACATCTCTACCTGACGGGCGTGTGGACAAGATTTGTTGGACcgctttttattattttctttcttctcaGTTTTGGTGCTGCTACGTACTTTCTTAACCGGGCCAAGCAGATATCTAATAAATACCGTAGAGACCTTAGG TTTCAACCACTTGGACAGTATGGTGTTAAAGTTGTTCACATTACACGATTACCCCATGAGAAAATTCTCAG AGAAGAGTACAAGACTGGATCCACCCCACATGTCACTGCCAAAGCTCCTAGACAGATG AGATCCTATCCACACAG TGGACAAGGTGATTATGGCCGTGAGTATGGCCGTGAGTATGGCCATGAATATGGCAGCAAAGGCTATGGTCGTGAGTATGGAAGCTCACAGGCAGGCTATGGCCAACGCCACCGGGAGCCACGGCCTGCAGGACCCCCTGATGTCATACCTGGTAGACCTCGTCAGTACAAGTCCAGAGTTGTGATACAGCAGGATCAGCCACCTCGTTCTCACAGAGGCCACCCTCCAGAGGATGATAGCTCAGTATGA